From one Lotus japonicus ecotype B-129 chromosome 3, LjGifu_v1.2 genomic stretch:
- the LOC130746318 gene encoding uncharacterized protein LOC130746318, translating into MQTKQFSELPPKASISGHKMGEGHNGGYLPMSHRFRPACKCSNRPGSVRCARHGYVVPGERMKKRVASKEILRRALTPPPRRLALRWLNFKPTPSRLSNMSMA; encoded by the coding sequence ATGCAAACCAAGCAATTTTCAGAGCTTCCACCAAAGGCATCAATTTCAGGGCACAAGATGGGTGAGGGTCACAACGGCGGTTACTTGCCGATGTCTCATCGGTTTAGACCGGCCTGCAAGTGCTCAAACCGGCCCGGTTCGGTCCGGTGTGCACGCCACGGGTATGTGGTGCCAGGGGAGAGGATGAAGAAGCGTGTGGCGAGTAAAGAGATTTTAAGAAGGGCACTGACACCACCACCACGGCGTTTAGCCCTTAGATGGTTGAATTTCAAGCCAACTCCAAGCAGGCTCTCTAATATGTCCATGGcttga
- the LOC130746317 gene encoding uncharacterized protein LOC130746317, translating to MASVHSAVAPHSLLPSIPKPKTPHANAQNFPALRFSRKPIFPGNKLSVAAKSAVEDADVVLVQSSDVTDQQEGVVVVSRVEMEGGDFVAKEGLLSLEGFSSSSSSPGLVGNGSEESMEKLIDRTINAAIVLAAGTFAVTKLLTIDSDYWHGWTLYEIVRYAPQHNWTAYEEALKTNPVFAKMVISGVVYSVGDWIAQCFEGKPLFEFDRARMFRSGLVGFTLHGSLSHYYYQFCEELFPYKGWWVVPVKVVFDQTAWSAVWNSIYYTVVGFLRFDSPINIFNELRATFFPMLTAGWKLWPFAHLITYGVVPVEQRLLWVDMVELIWVTILSTYSNEKSEARNSSVLPEVTSTTSVHPPEEKREEL from the exons ATGGCGTCAGTCCACAGCGCCGTCGCTCCGCACAGCCTCTTGCCTTCAATTCCCAAACCGAAGACCCCTCACGCGAATGCGCAGAACTTTCCGGCGTTGAGATTTTCCCGGAAACCGATTTTCCCGGGAAACAAACTCTCAGTGGCGGCGAAATCGGCGGTGGAAGATGCCGACGTGGTATTGGTGCAAAGCAGCGATGTTACGGACCAGCAAGAGGGCGTAGTGGTGGTGAGCCGTGTGGAGATGGAAGGTGGTGATTTCGTAGCAAAGGAGGGGTTGTTATCGTTGGaagggttttcttcttcttcttcttctccgggTTTGGTTGGAAATGGGAGTGAGGAGAGCATGGAGAAGCTGATTGATAGGACTATCAATGCTGCTATTGTTCTTGCGGCTGGTACTTTTGCTGTCACCAAGCTTCTTACCATTGATAGTGATTACTGGCAT GGATGGACACTTTATGAGATTGTAAGATATGCCCCTCAGCACAACTGGACTGCTTATGAGGAAGCTCTTAAGACAAATCCAGTTTTCGCCAAGATGGTGATCAGTGGTGTTGTTTACTCTGTTGGGGACTGGATTGCACAG TGCTTTGAAGGAAAACCTCTCTTTGAGTTTGACCGTGCGCGGATGTTCAGATCAGGCCTTGTTGGTTTTACTCTACATGGCTCTCTTTCTCATTACTATTATCAGTTTTGCGAG GAGCTATTTCCTTACAAAGGATGGTGGGTAGTTCCTGTCAAAGTTGTCTTCGATCAAACTGCATGGTCGGCAGTTTGGAACAGTATCTATTATACAGTTGTAGGATTCCTGCGTTTTGATTCTCCGATCAATATTTTTAATGAATTGAGGGCAACATTTTTTCCCATGTTGACG GCAGGGTGGAAGCTGTGGCCATTTGCTCATCTCATTACTTACGGTGTAGTACCAGTTGAGCAAAGACTTCTTTGGGTGGATATGGTAGAGCTTATTTGGGTGACCATACTTTCAAC ATATTCAAATGAAAAatcagaagcaagaaactcttcGGTACTTCCTGAAGTGACATCTACTACATCTGTTCACCCTCCTGAG GAGAAACGAGAAGAGTTATGA
- the LOC130742634 gene encoding trafficking protein particle complex II-specific subunit 130 homolog isoform X2 codes for MANFLAQFQTIKNSSDRLVISVEDVSDLWPTVKPAFEARLPFKKASLNNKTRNPVLVETLPAEFILTTDSRLRSRFPQEQLLFWFREPYATVVLVTCEDLDEFKTILKPRLKLIVQNDEREWFIVFVSKAHPANDQASKMAKKVYAKLEVEFSSKKRERCCKYDMHFPEANFWEDLESKITECIRNTLDRRVQFYEDEIRKLSEQRLMPVWNFCNFFILKESLAFIFEMGHLHEDALREYDELELCYLETVNMSGKQRDFGGGERGDDQAAVLNPGNKALTQIVQEDSFREFEFRQYLFACQSKLLFKLNRPIEVASRGYSFIISFSKSLALHERILPFCMREVWVITACLALVEATTSNYNDGLMVPDIEKEFFLLLGDLYSLGRVKFMRLAYLVGYGTEIERSPVNSASLSLLPWPKPAVWPSVPADASSEVLDKEKLILQTTPRAKHFGIQRKPLPLEPTVLLREANRRRASLSAGNVFEIFDSRQGPVEGSGFDASSRMSPQKVHASSMSRTNSSPGNFDGSIDRPMRLAEIYVAAEHALKQTISNQELLKSLSSSEEFEQKYLELTKGAADNYHRSWWKRHGVVLDGEIAAVAFKRGHFDQAAKSYEKVCALYSGEGWQDLLAEVLPYLAECQKILDDQAGYLLSCVRLLSLDEELFSTKERQAFQSEVLRLAHSEMKNPVPLDVSSLITFSGNPGPPLELCDRDPGILSVTVWSGFPDDITLDSISLTLMATNNADEGVKALKSSTAIVLQPGRNTITLDLPPHKPGSYVLGVLTGQIGQLRFRSHSFSKIGPADCDDFMSYEKPAKPILKVFKPRALVDLEAAVSSALLINEHQWLGILVRPLNYSLRAAVLHIDTGPGLEIEKSHIIEMESCACVSQNDDGQGGAQVDSLNYEKRFERLTLDDGKVVFPNWASDTPSVLWVLIRAISDTLCRGSSSGTTRRESIVDGMRTIALKLEFGAFHNQTFERTLAVHFTYPFYVRTRVTDKCNDGTLLLQVILHSEVKATLTVYDAWLDLQDGFIHTGQTDGRPNSSFFPLIISPTSKAGILFSICLGKTNAEEEATKQPESILNIKYGISGDRTSGAHRPFLNESTGVDGVRQELIFKTAITLQRPVLDPCIAVGFLPLPSDGLRVGQLVKMQWRVERLKYLDEKEVSQQSDEVLYEVNANSGNWMIAGRKRGHVSLSIKQGARIIISVLCMPLVAGYVRPPLLGLPDVDEANIRCKPAGPHLICVLPPALSSSFCIPVDS; via the exons ATGGCCAACTTCCTCGCTCAGTTCCAAACCATTAAGAACTCCTCCGATCGCCTCGTCATTTCAG TGGAGGATGTGAGTGACTTGTGGCCAACTGTAAAGCCTGCTTTCGAGGCGCGATTGCCGTTTAAAAAGGCGAGTTTGAATAACAAGACGCGGAACCCTGTCTTGGTGGAGACTTTGCCGGCCGAGTTCATATTAACTACTGATTCGAGACTGCGGAGCCGGTTCCCTCAGGAGCAGTTGTTGTTCTGGTTTCGAGAGCCGTATGCAACTGTTGTGCTGGTTACCTGTGAG GATCTCGATGAGTTCAAAACCATCCTTAAACCACGCCTGAAATTAATTGTCCAAAATGATGAAAGGGAATGGTTTATTGTATTTGTATCTAAAGCTCATCCAGCTAATGATCAGGCAAGCAAAATGGCAAAGAAGGTTTATGCTAAACTTGAAGTCGAGTTTAGTTCCAAAAAAAGAGAAAG ATGCTGCAAATATGATATGCATTTCCCTGAAGCGAATTTTTGGGAGGACCTGGAATCAAAGATAACCGAATGCATTAGAAATACATTGGATAGGCGTGTACAGTTTTATGAGGATGAAATACGAAAGCTCAGTGAACAGCGCCTCATGCCAGTCTGGAACTTCTGTAATTTTTTCATACTAAAG GAAAGCTTGGCATTTATATTTGAAATGGGTCACCTTCATGAAGATGCCTTACGGGAGTATGATGAACTTGAACTCTGCTATCTTGAAACAG TTAACATGAGTGGAAAGCAAAGAGACTTTGGAGGGGGGGAGCGTGGTGATGATCAGGCGGCAGTTCTCAATCCAGGAAACAAAGCATTGACACAGATTGTTCAAGAGGATTCGTTCAGGGAGTTTGAATTCAGACAGTATCTATTTGCCTGTCAATCAAAG CTCTTATTCAAGCTAAATCGTCCCATTGAGGTTGCATCACGAGGTTATTCATTCATAATAAGCTTCTCGAAATCCTTGGCATTgcatgag CGTATTCTGCCTTTTTGTATGCGGGAAGTCTGGGTGATAACTGCTTGTTTGGCCTTAGTTGAAGCAACCACTTCCAATTATAATGATGGACTGATGGTGCCTGACATAGAGAAGgagttttttcttcttctgggtGACCTATATTCTCTTGGTAGAGTTAAG TTCATGAGGCTTGCCTATTTAGTTGGGTATGGAACTGAAATAGAAAGAAGTCCTGTCAACAG TGCTTCCCTCAGCTTGCTACCTTGGCCTAAGCCAGCTGTTTGGCCTTCAGTCCCTGCTGACGCATCATCAGAGGTTCTTGACAAAGAAAAG CTGATTCTCCAAACAACTCCTAGAGCCAAGCACTTTGGTATCCAGAGGAAACCCCTGCCTCTGGAACCTACAGTACTTCTACGAGAAGCCAATAGGCGGAGGGCTTCACTTTCAGCTGGAAATGTGTTTGAAATATTTGACAGTCGCCAGGGTCCAGTGGAAGG ATCAGGTTTCGATGCGTCCTCCAGGATGTCACCACAAAAAGTACATGCAAGTTCCATGTCACGCACTAATTCTTCACCAGGAAACtttgatggatcaattgacCGACCTATGAGGCTTGCTGAGATCTATGTTGCCGCTGAGCATGCTTTGAAGCAGACAATTTCTAATCAGGAGCTGTTGAAATCATTATCATCATCTGAGGAGTTTGAG CAAAAATATTTAGAGCTAACTAAAGGTGCTGCTGACAATTACCATCGTTCCTGGTGGAAAAGACATGGAGTGGTCCTTGATGGTGAGATAGCTGCTGTTGCCTTTAAGCGTGGACACTTTGATCAAGCTGCAAAGTCATATGAGAAGGTTTGTGCACTGTATTCTGGTGAAGGATGGCAGGACCTGTTGGCTGAGGTCCTTCCCTATTTAGCTGAGTGTCAGAAGATACTTGATGATCAAGCAGGCTACTTACTATCCTGTGTGAGGTTACTTTCTCTTGATGAAGAATTATTTTCGACCAAGGAGCGTCAAGCTTTTCAGTCAGAAGTGCTCCGTCTTGCTCATAGTGAAATGAAGAACCCTGTACCTCTTGATGTATCATCATTAATTACATTTTCAGGAAATCCAGGGCCTCCATTGGAGTTATGTGATAGGGATCCTGGTATCCTTTCTGTAACTGTTTGGAGTGGTTTTCCAGATGATATAACTCTTGATTCAATCAGTCTTACATTAATGGCAACAAATAACGCTGATGAAGGTGTAAAG GCATTGAAGAGTTCTACAGCTATTGTGTTACAGCCTGGTCGGAATACTATTACCTTAGATCTACCACCTCACAAACCAGGATCCTATGTTCTTGGAGTTCTTACTGGGCAGATTGGGCAGCTGAGGTTTAGATCTCATAGTTTTTCAAAAATTGGTCCTGCAGATTGCGATGATTTTATGAGTTATGAAAAGCCAGCTAAACCTATTTTGAAG GTTTTCAAGCCTAGAGCCCTTGTTGATCTTGAAGCTGCTGTTTCATCTGCTTTGTTAATAAATGAACACCAATGGCTTGGCATTTTAGTTCGACCTTTAAATTACTCCCTCAGAGCTGCTGTCTTGCATATTGATACTGGTCCAGGGTTGGAGATTGAAAAGTCACACATAATTGAGATGGAAAGCTGTGCTTGCGTATCACAGAATGATGATGGCCAGGGTGGTGCTCAAGTAGATTCTTTAAATTATGAGAAAAGATTTGAACGTTTGACTCTTGATGATGGTAAAGTAGTGTTTCCCAATTGGGCAAGTGACACTCCTTCTGTTCTTTGGGTTCTGATTCGTGCCATCAGTGATACGCTCTGCAGAGGATCATCTTCAG GCACAACAAGGAGAGAGAGTATTGTAGATGGAATGAGAACAATAGCTCTGAAACTGGAATTTGGAGCATTCCACAATCAGACATTTGAAAG GACCCTAGCAGTGCATTTTACGTATCCTTTCTATGTAAGGACACGTGTTACTGATAAATGCAATGATGGTACCCTGCTTCTGCAG GTAATACTTCACTCTGAAGTAAAGGCTACATTGACCGTATATGATGCTTGGCTTGATCTTCAAGATGGATTTATTCATACTGGACAAACTGATGGTAGACCTAATTCAAGCTTCTTCCCACTAATCATATCTCCCACTTCCAaagcaggaattttgtttagtATCTGCCTAGGCAAAACAAATGCAGAAG AAGAAGCTACGAAGCAACCAGAAAGCATATTAAATATCAAATATGGAATTTCTGGTGATAGAACATCAGGAGCCCATCGTCCTTTCTTGAATGAATCTACTGGAGTTGATGGTGTCAGACAGGAGTTGATCTTCAAGACTGCAATTACTTTGCAAAGGCCTGTTCTTGATCCGTGCATAGCCGTTGGTTTTCTTCCTCTCCCTTCAGATGGCCTAAGAGTTGGACAACTGGTTAAAATGCAATGGAGGGTGGAAAGATTAAAATATTTGGATGAGAAAGAAGTCTCCCAACAGAGT GATGAGGTGCTTTACGAGGTAAATGCAAATTCCGGAAATTGGATGATAGCTGGGAGGAAAAGAGGACATGTGTCTCTCTCCATAAAACAGG GTGCACGGATCATTATCTCAGTATTATGCATGCCACTGGTGGCTGGTTATGTTCGTCCTCCTCTACTTGGGCTACCAGATGTTGATGAGGCAAATATAAGATGCAAACCTGCTGGGCCACATCTGATTTGTGTTTTGCCTCCAGCTCTGAGCTCATCCTTCTGCATTCCAGTTGATTCATGA
- the LOC130742634 gene encoding trafficking protein particle complex II-specific subunit 130 homolog isoform X1, whose amino-acid sequence MANFLAQFQTIKNSSDRLVISVEDVSDLWPTVKPAFEARLPFKKASLNNKTRNPVLVETLPAEFILTTDSRLRSRFPQEQLLFWFREPYATVVLVTCEDLDEFKTILKPRLKLIVQNDEREWFIVFVSKAHPANDQASKMAKKVYAKLEVEFSSKKRERCCKYDMHFPEANFWEDLESKITECIRNTLDRRVQFYEDEIRKLSEQRLMPVWNFCNFFILKESLAFIFEMGHLHEDALREYDELELCYLETVNMSGKQRDFGGGERGDDQAAVLNPGNKALTQIVQEDSFREFEFRQYLFACQSKLLFKLNRPIEVASRGYSFIISFSKSLALHERILPFCMREVWVITACLALVEATTSNYNDGLMVPDIEKEFFLLLGDLYSLGRVKFMRLAYLVGYGTEIERSPVNSASLSLLPWPKPAVWPSVPADASSEVLDKEKLILQTTPRAKHFGIQRKPLPLEPTVLLREANRRRASLSAGNVFEIFDSRQGPVEGSGFDASSRMSPQKVHASSMSRTNSSPGNFDGSIDRPMRLAEIYVAAEHALKQTISNQELLKSLSSSEEFEQKYLELTKGAADNYHRSWWKRHGVVLDGEIAAVAFKRGHFDQAAKSYEKVCALYSGEGWQDLLAEVLPYLAECQKILDDQAGYLLSCVRLLSLDEELFSTKERQAFQSEVLRLAHSEMKNPVPLDVSSLITFSGNPGPPLELCDRDPGILSVTVWSGFPDDITLDSISLTLMATNNADEGVKALKSSTAIVLQPGRNTITLDLPPHKPGSYVLGVLTGQIGQLRFRSHSFSKIGPADCDDFMSYEKPAKPILKVFKPRALVDLEAAVSSALLINEHQWLGILVRPLNYSLRAAVLHIDTGPGLEIEKSHIIEMESCACVSQNDDGQGGAQVDSLNYEKRFERLTLDDGKVVFPNWASDTPSVLWVLIRAISDTLCRGSSSGTTRRESIVDGMRTIALKLEFGAFHNQTFERTLAVHFTYPFYVRTRVTDKCNDGTLLLQVILHSEVKATLTVYDAWLDLQDGFIHTGQTDGRPNSSFFPLIISPTSKAGILFSICLGKTNAEEEATKQPESILNIKYGISGDRTSGAHRPFLNESTGVDGVRQELIFKTAITLQRPVLDPCIAVGFLPLPSDGLRVGQLVKMQWRVERLKYLDEKEVSQQSVSLRKQKKEECLLHVRSLDEVLYEVNANSGNWMIAGRKRGHVSLSIKQGARIIISVLCMPLVAGYVRPPLLGLPDVDEANIRCKPAGPHLICVLPPALSSSFCIPVDS is encoded by the exons ATGGCCAACTTCCTCGCTCAGTTCCAAACCATTAAGAACTCCTCCGATCGCCTCGTCATTTCAG TGGAGGATGTGAGTGACTTGTGGCCAACTGTAAAGCCTGCTTTCGAGGCGCGATTGCCGTTTAAAAAGGCGAGTTTGAATAACAAGACGCGGAACCCTGTCTTGGTGGAGACTTTGCCGGCCGAGTTCATATTAACTACTGATTCGAGACTGCGGAGCCGGTTCCCTCAGGAGCAGTTGTTGTTCTGGTTTCGAGAGCCGTATGCAACTGTTGTGCTGGTTACCTGTGAG GATCTCGATGAGTTCAAAACCATCCTTAAACCACGCCTGAAATTAATTGTCCAAAATGATGAAAGGGAATGGTTTATTGTATTTGTATCTAAAGCTCATCCAGCTAATGATCAGGCAAGCAAAATGGCAAAGAAGGTTTATGCTAAACTTGAAGTCGAGTTTAGTTCCAAAAAAAGAGAAAG ATGCTGCAAATATGATATGCATTTCCCTGAAGCGAATTTTTGGGAGGACCTGGAATCAAAGATAACCGAATGCATTAGAAATACATTGGATAGGCGTGTACAGTTTTATGAGGATGAAATACGAAAGCTCAGTGAACAGCGCCTCATGCCAGTCTGGAACTTCTGTAATTTTTTCATACTAAAG GAAAGCTTGGCATTTATATTTGAAATGGGTCACCTTCATGAAGATGCCTTACGGGAGTATGATGAACTTGAACTCTGCTATCTTGAAACAG TTAACATGAGTGGAAAGCAAAGAGACTTTGGAGGGGGGGAGCGTGGTGATGATCAGGCGGCAGTTCTCAATCCAGGAAACAAAGCATTGACACAGATTGTTCAAGAGGATTCGTTCAGGGAGTTTGAATTCAGACAGTATCTATTTGCCTGTCAATCAAAG CTCTTATTCAAGCTAAATCGTCCCATTGAGGTTGCATCACGAGGTTATTCATTCATAATAAGCTTCTCGAAATCCTTGGCATTgcatgag CGTATTCTGCCTTTTTGTATGCGGGAAGTCTGGGTGATAACTGCTTGTTTGGCCTTAGTTGAAGCAACCACTTCCAATTATAATGATGGACTGATGGTGCCTGACATAGAGAAGgagttttttcttcttctgggtGACCTATATTCTCTTGGTAGAGTTAAG TTCATGAGGCTTGCCTATTTAGTTGGGTATGGAACTGAAATAGAAAGAAGTCCTGTCAACAG TGCTTCCCTCAGCTTGCTACCTTGGCCTAAGCCAGCTGTTTGGCCTTCAGTCCCTGCTGACGCATCATCAGAGGTTCTTGACAAAGAAAAG CTGATTCTCCAAACAACTCCTAGAGCCAAGCACTTTGGTATCCAGAGGAAACCCCTGCCTCTGGAACCTACAGTACTTCTACGAGAAGCCAATAGGCGGAGGGCTTCACTTTCAGCTGGAAATGTGTTTGAAATATTTGACAGTCGCCAGGGTCCAGTGGAAGG ATCAGGTTTCGATGCGTCCTCCAGGATGTCACCACAAAAAGTACATGCAAGTTCCATGTCACGCACTAATTCTTCACCAGGAAACtttgatggatcaattgacCGACCTATGAGGCTTGCTGAGATCTATGTTGCCGCTGAGCATGCTTTGAAGCAGACAATTTCTAATCAGGAGCTGTTGAAATCATTATCATCATCTGAGGAGTTTGAG CAAAAATATTTAGAGCTAACTAAAGGTGCTGCTGACAATTACCATCGTTCCTGGTGGAAAAGACATGGAGTGGTCCTTGATGGTGAGATAGCTGCTGTTGCCTTTAAGCGTGGACACTTTGATCAAGCTGCAAAGTCATATGAGAAGGTTTGTGCACTGTATTCTGGTGAAGGATGGCAGGACCTGTTGGCTGAGGTCCTTCCCTATTTAGCTGAGTGTCAGAAGATACTTGATGATCAAGCAGGCTACTTACTATCCTGTGTGAGGTTACTTTCTCTTGATGAAGAATTATTTTCGACCAAGGAGCGTCAAGCTTTTCAGTCAGAAGTGCTCCGTCTTGCTCATAGTGAAATGAAGAACCCTGTACCTCTTGATGTATCATCATTAATTACATTTTCAGGAAATCCAGGGCCTCCATTGGAGTTATGTGATAGGGATCCTGGTATCCTTTCTGTAACTGTTTGGAGTGGTTTTCCAGATGATATAACTCTTGATTCAATCAGTCTTACATTAATGGCAACAAATAACGCTGATGAAGGTGTAAAG GCATTGAAGAGTTCTACAGCTATTGTGTTACAGCCTGGTCGGAATACTATTACCTTAGATCTACCACCTCACAAACCAGGATCCTATGTTCTTGGAGTTCTTACTGGGCAGATTGGGCAGCTGAGGTTTAGATCTCATAGTTTTTCAAAAATTGGTCCTGCAGATTGCGATGATTTTATGAGTTATGAAAAGCCAGCTAAACCTATTTTGAAG GTTTTCAAGCCTAGAGCCCTTGTTGATCTTGAAGCTGCTGTTTCATCTGCTTTGTTAATAAATGAACACCAATGGCTTGGCATTTTAGTTCGACCTTTAAATTACTCCCTCAGAGCTGCTGTCTTGCATATTGATACTGGTCCAGGGTTGGAGATTGAAAAGTCACACATAATTGAGATGGAAAGCTGTGCTTGCGTATCACAGAATGATGATGGCCAGGGTGGTGCTCAAGTAGATTCTTTAAATTATGAGAAAAGATTTGAACGTTTGACTCTTGATGATGGTAAAGTAGTGTTTCCCAATTGGGCAAGTGACACTCCTTCTGTTCTTTGGGTTCTGATTCGTGCCATCAGTGATACGCTCTGCAGAGGATCATCTTCAG GCACAACAAGGAGAGAGAGTATTGTAGATGGAATGAGAACAATAGCTCTGAAACTGGAATTTGGAGCATTCCACAATCAGACATTTGAAAG GACCCTAGCAGTGCATTTTACGTATCCTTTCTATGTAAGGACACGTGTTACTGATAAATGCAATGATGGTACCCTGCTTCTGCAG GTAATACTTCACTCTGAAGTAAAGGCTACATTGACCGTATATGATGCTTGGCTTGATCTTCAAGATGGATTTATTCATACTGGACAAACTGATGGTAGACCTAATTCAAGCTTCTTCCCACTAATCATATCTCCCACTTCCAaagcaggaattttgtttagtATCTGCCTAGGCAAAACAAATGCAGAAG AAGAAGCTACGAAGCAACCAGAAAGCATATTAAATATCAAATATGGAATTTCTGGTGATAGAACATCAGGAGCCCATCGTCCTTTCTTGAATGAATCTACTGGAGTTGATGGTGTCAGACAGGAGTTGATCTTCAAGACTGCAATTACTTTGCAAAGGCCTGTTCTTGATCCGTGCATAGCCGTTGGTTTTCTTCCTCTCCCTTCAGATGGCCTAAGAGTTGGACAACTGGTTAAAATGCAATGGAGGGTGGAAAGATTAAAATATTTGGATGAGAAAGAAGTCTCCCAACAGAGTGTAAGTCTTCGTAaacagaagaaagaagaatGTTTGCTACATGTTAGATCCCTG GATGAGGTGCTTTACGAGGTAAATGCAAATTCCGGAAATTGGATGATAGCTGGGAGGAAAAGAGGACATGTGTCTCTCTCCATAAAACAGG GTGCACGGATCATTATCTCAGTATTATGCATGCCACTGGTGGCTGGTTATGTTCGTCCTCCTCTACTTGGGCTACCAGATGTTGATGAGGCAAATATAAGATGCAAACCTGCTGGGCCACATCTGATTTGTGTTTTGCCTCCAGCTCTGAGCTCATCCTTCTGCATTCCAGTTGATTCATGA